The Coffea arabica cultivar ET-39 chromosome 2c, Coffea Arabica ET-39 HiFi, whole genome shotgun sequence genome includes the window AATGAACTACCTGCATGTTTTCAGGAGGGAAATTTTGAACCTACAAAAGGTGAGCAAGATCATGCTTTCCTCCTGCAGCTGCTGTTCTGGTTTAAGCAATCATTCAGGtctcttcttttatgccactgCCTTGGGGTTACCACATACCCAAACCGGATTTGTATTTTTTAAGATAAAATACCTAcctgccttttgttttttgcCATCTTTTTCATGTTTTTTGTTATAGCGTAAAGGCATAGTTTACAAGGACTTGAACAAAAAGGCAAATGCTTTTTCTGCAGTTCTTTAAAGTGAGAATTGCATTTCTGTTGATGTTAGTGGATATATCTTCCAATGAGTGATTGAGCAGCTTTCTAATAACCTTGAGAGTCATTTAAACAAGTATTCCTTTTTTTGGGTAAGTGACAAATAAGTAAATAACATATTCCATTTTATTTCTGATAGAAACTCTTTTCTTTGGTATTAGTGAATTTATGGAAACTAACCTTGCTATTGAACATTTATTGTGGTCAAATTTTGCCTCCTTAGCTCATAAACCAACATAGTTATGGTTTTTGCCTTTATGATATGGAGACGCGTCAACATTTGCTAACCTTAagctttaaaacaaaattacatgTTTCTTTGAGTTGCATAGGCTCTTCGGTAACAAGCACACAATGTTGTTTTTCCTTATCCTATGATCCACGAGCTAACTGTATGACAAGAAATCCTTTCATTGTGGTGGGTCTAGCACATTTAATGCTTTCATTATTCTTGTCTAAATGCAAAATCCTCAATTGCCCTTGGTTTGGTGACATGGTGGCCCACACAAATTTCTAAACCACATGGAGTGGGGAAGAAAAAGTCCAAATATCATGAAAATGTGTTGGATACTCACTTTTTCTTTCCATTGCAGACCTTCAGAAGTTGCTTTCTAGCTTTGACTTTTGGAACAGAGTTCAAGTTGACTATTCATAATTATTTGGAATGAACGGAGTACTTGCAAAATTTGATGTCAGGATAAGTATTAATAAACTATGTCATCTTGCATAGGATGAAAATTGGTTTTTTTGGCTTGTGGATGTAGCTCTTTTAGATTTGCTTTGTAATAGTCCATTGTCTCATTGGAGCTTCTTATTAAAAGATGGTTTTGCACTGCAACTGAGCATATAAATGCTTAAACTTTTGATAGGTGAACTTGTTAAGATTTCATTTGCGTCATTATAATACTCATCCATCATGTAACATTTAGTTTTGACATTCCATTGATGGAAATGATCATTGGCCTTCCCACATGTTGCTGAAAATGATCATTGGCAGTTATTAGATTCTGTCAAAACCTATTCAGTGATAAACACACGTTTCTTTTAGTTCTAAGATTTTGCTAATAACAGCTCTCCATCTGAAAAAAAGCGAAGTTAGAAAGCTTAGGCTGTATCTTATCCTAAAAATGACTAATTGTATATGATTATGACAGTTCTTAGATCTCTAATCATAAATTCAGAGAAGAATATTGTCTGGAAACTAATGAAGACATCGAGATTGGGTAAGGACTAGGGAACGAAAAAGGACAGAGAGCATTGTCTGCAGGGTCAGCTACACATTGAGAGCCTACTCCACTATTCTTAGAGTATCTCTCCCTTGATTGGTGTTAGTTGTTTTCGATCGATTACATGCAATCATCTGTTGTTAGCATTGCAGTTTCTCATAGTAATACTAAGTTGCTTCAAGCTGAGCCTGGCCATCTAAGGTAGTTGATTTTCTACATTCTAGGTGGGTAAATGCACCTCCTTGTGATAAATGTGGTAATGAAACTGTCGGACAGGGCGGGGATGTTGCAGATCCATCTGAAACTCGTTATGGAGCTTCTCGGGTTGAGCTTTATCGGTATGATTTGAAGATTTGTCATTTACCATCTGCCTATAGTTAGTTTTTCAATCTTTGTTTCTTTACTTAGCCTTTTTCCCAAAGTGATTTTTTCTAAATCTTGGAACATATTAGGAAAAATGTGGATAATTATCATACATCTTGTATGAAGTTCTCTGTGTCTATTAGtgtattttagttataaataaCAAAAGACTCCAGGATCAAAACTAAATGTTCTGAAAAGATTATGGAGTCTAGTTATTTTTTATGCTTTAAAGAACCTAGCTGGATTCTACACAAATCCTTGTTCTGTGAATTTGGCTCAGCAGTACTTTTTTATGAAGGCTTGAACTAAATTTTTTACAATTCAAAAAACTTAAGACAAAGCTCCACCTTTTTTGTTAGAGATTTTCTAGACTTTATTTCTGAGTTGCATCATAAGGTAATTACTTTTGAGGATCTTGTACTCTGGTTCAATTCTCAGACTTGTGCTAGCCAACaatttgatagcttttcttCCTTATAAAACTGTCTTCATTCAAAAATAATATACCCGGTTGCCAGAGACTTTATTTTCTCATATAGTTTAGATTGATTGATCTCTCTTCCTCTTGTTGACAATTTATATTTGGCTTCTACATGCAATGATTTGCTCAAAGGTATGCACTTCAGTACCAGTCATAAGCAAGTAGTTGAGGCATTCCGAACACCAAGTTTTTGCTGTGTTACATATTGACATCCTGTGGAATTTAATCGGCTTGTAGCATTTTTTGTACTTCAACCATAGGTGTTAATTATCATCTTTTAGTTTTGCTATCTAATTAATAAAATTGAATCTTGTGGCTTTTAACTGCCTGCGCATAGGCAAGTTTCAAATGAATTCTGTTATTGAAAAGTGCCACTGCAAAGTATTTGGTGTTTGTATGTCTAACGTAAAGTAGAAGAGCTGTTTGCTGATAGATTTTTCTTGCTTGACAATTTAAGGAGAATCATTAACGTTGCTAAAGTGGACTCTGGCATACTGCTTTTGTGAACAAAATGGGGGGTTTTTGTGACATGGTACTTTTCTGCATAATTAATATATTTTCTCTCATGTTGGTTCAACTTTGGCAGATGCAATTTGTGCAAAGGTATCACTCGCTTCCCGAGATATAATGATCCTCTAAAGGTAATTAACTTTTCTGTGTTCTGAagatcttttgttctttaaaatTTTCTCATTGTTTTTCCTCTGCAGCTTCTTGAAACAAGAAAGGGGAGGTGTGGGGAGTGGGCTAATTGCTTCACTCTATATTGTCGAGCCTTTAACTATGAATCTCGATTAGTAAGTTGCTTTTCCTTTATAAATTTGTGGTAGTAGTTCCTTGATACTCTGCTTGCTGCTGCATGGGCTTAATGGCAAGGCTTGTTAATAGATGTTTGGTTCTGCAACTGAAGCCGCTAGTTTAAGAAAGGCATTTATTAGTTTACTTCATGGTATCCATTTGTGTGTGATGCTAAGGTCAATATGGTATGAGGTTGAAATGACAAACATATTACTCTTGCTGTTGCTTTCTTGTACAGATTTTGGACTTCACTGATCATGTTTGGACAGAATGCTTCTCACCTTCTCTAGGAAGGTACTTTTCTATAGACTTGCTATAATTTATACTTTTCTACACAAATGGTCTGCCAAATCTATTCATTGGTCTAAACTCTGCAGATGGATGCATCTTGATCCTTGTGAAGGAATTTATGACAATCCTCTATTGTATGAGAAAGGGTACTTCCTGCTTTTTTACTGAAAAGTTCTTTAGAATCTTTAGGACTCACAGTTGCTTGTCAATTCTATACTTTACCTACTCGTGCAGTCCTTTGATACTGGGCAAAGCATGAGTTTGTCAAATATCTTGATTCTCTGAGAGTAGGAGCTTATATTAATTTGAGGATGGTTTTGATGCACTTCTTGTACACCAATTCCATACTTTATAGATCCTACTGCTAAAGACATAATGACTCTACTTTGTctcttgaagctggaaaaagaATTTGAACTATGTGATTGCTATAGCCAGAGATGGAGTTTATGATGTCACTAAACGTTACACAAGAAAGTGGCATGAGGTAGTCATCTTCTTCCGTTAAGTGGAATTTCATCTGCTTCCTTTCATGTTGCATGAACTTTCAATTTTTAATCATTCATTGATCTTGAAGGTCCTGGCTCGAAGAAACTTGGCTACAGAGTCCGCCGTTGCAACTATTCTCTCAAATATAAACAAAGAATGTCGACAAAAATTTTCATCCCAATTTCGTGTAGCACTTGAGGAACGTGACAGAATTGAAGCAGAAGCACTTGAGAGAGATCTATATTCTAAAGAAAATGCTTCAGTCTCATTACCAGGAAGACAAAGTGGTGACAAGGAGTGGCGCATATCAAGATCTGAATTTGGCTCTGAGTCCTTGACTTCTTCTTCTTGTCCAGTTCGTAAATGTGTAGATGACCATGTGACAAAGATCTATAATGCATTTTCTCCTATTATTTCACAGTTAATAGGGCAATCTTCTTCTAAGTCTCAAGCGACTGAAGTCCTAAggttgttgaaaaagattttagtGGATCTCAAGAATATGCCGTTCAAAACCAGGAGAATGTACATTGATCATGTTCCAAGTCATGCGCTGTTTATTAGGATGATCCCGTCTTTTACCCAATTGCTTGATGCTCTTTCCCTGAAGATCGAGTCAAATGTGAATGGGAGGATTGGCATTTCATTGGCATCTGATCCTGTAAAAACATCCATAGCACTGCCTGTTGTGTTCCATGCCTTGGATGATCTAATATATAATGTTCACCACTGCAagcaatttgataaaaattccCTTTCATGGCCACTTCTGAAGTTAAACAGAATATGTTGCGGTCTCGTCCAGGCTAGTGGAGAGGAGCTTCCTTTTGGTATTGTAAGACTCTTGACCTAAAGCCTTGAATTCGGTTCATTAGGAAATGTGAACTCAATGGGGCTGTGGTAGAAATTCATTGTACTTATTTGATGGATGtttattcttcaattttgtTCTTCATGACACATCAGTCTACATCAGCATTTGATGGATCTCGGATGTCTAAGTGGGAAGAACCAAATGGTGCAACAGGTAACAGGAGTACATATATTCATGTCAAATAAGCATAATACGGGGATATAGCCACATGCAAATGTTATGCCTAGTTAATACTCAAAGAGGTGTACTTAAATTACTTCTTTTATGCATGTTGTCTGTCTAATATTGAACACAATAGACTGTAAGGTGCCTCATTAATATCAACAATTCTTGGCTAAAGAATACATGCTTATAAATTTAATACTTctagacaatttttttttttttactctttttacaaaaaaatgctTGGGAATTTGGTCAAATGGGGTACTGGTTCTAATTCCAGCTGCTATCTCTTAGGAATGATATGGTTATCAAAGATATCATTTCTCAACTTTGCATTGGATTCATTGTTTTGTCTTGCAACATTGGTGTTGCACACTACATGGACAATTATGAGTAAAAAATGTCATATTCTGTCGTCATCATTGTAATGTGGGAGTTTGGTCATTACTTTTTCATTGATGTATGCTTGCGATACCAGTTCTTTGGATATGTTGTGCCTGCAGGCTGCGAGTTATCTTCTGTTCAATCTTGTTCTGATTGAATATGTCTGTTTCAAGCTACTAAAGTTTCCAAAGACACTTTATATGCAGAAGGAAAATATAGGGGAAAGGATATTGAGAATGTTTAGGACCACATATTTGAGTTTTTTCTTTAAAGGTTAAAGGTCTTTTAGGAAAGATAACCTAAGTTTGATTTGTCGCCACTTGCCGACAAATGTTTTGAAGTCATTCAATTGAGTTCTGTGATGTGGAAATGGAACATGCATTAGCATTCATGCTTTAGGAGAGTGAAAACGTGATGGAATTACTATCAGTTACGTACTGCATCTCTGCATTTAGGCTTAACTGGAGTGAAATCTAAATTATGTAGGGAAATCGTCTTTTGCAAGTAAATGCCATCTTACTTACTATTAAGAAACTGAAGCTTGGTCAGCTTTAAACTTGTGCTCCTGTGAAATCTGAATTATGTAGGGAAATCATCTTTTGCAAGTAAATGCCATCTTACTTACTATTAAGAAACTGAAGCTTGGTCAGCTTTAAACTTGTGCTCCTGTGAAATGGAATTTATTTCCATTTAATAAGCCTGTTTTATACGTTTGTGTTAAGTTTCTGCATAAAATTGTTTCCTCTTGGATGGTGAAGAAGAGTATGCATgtgaaagaagggaaaaaaggcAGACTGGAGAGAGCAGGAGTAACATTTGGGAATGGGAAACAACAAAGATTGAACAAAAACCAGATCATTGTTTAATACCCTGGACATTTACATAAGCATGTGCTCATCAGCTCATGTGTTCTAGGTTGATGATGTTGtagctttttcttctttctataTATGCATTTCTTGTGAATCGTTAGGTCCAGTCATGAACTTCATAATATACTCCTAGTTTCACTCATCTGCCAGTGcccttctttgttttttctgttatttttttACACAATTAATGTGGTATTTTACACAATTGATGTATGCATTTCTTCTACCTCTTTTACACATTTAATCTACTATTTTGGAATTTTGTCATAAACTCttaaaaaagaagacaaaaggATAATACAAGTTTTCTCAAAATGGGGAAAGAGAGCACCTAGTTTGAGCATTGAATTTGTAAGTATTACCTTATTGATCATGGTTAAAATCTGGTTGACATCTCATCTCTTAATCTATTATGTTACTTTCCATGTAGGTTGTTGGATAATTTATAAAGTATCAGACAATCAAGTGTATGAGCTAGTGTCTTATGAGCTAATGTCTGCCAATGATGCACCTGAGCGGGATCCATTGGATTGGTATGattttcttttgcatcttcaATGACATAATTTTCCATATGCATGAGCAGGTTTGATGTCACTGGATTACCATGTCATAGTTCCACTTTAGTTCACATTTTGAGTTTGAAATCAATCTGGGGCGGTGGTGATTTTGTCAAATTTGGGAACCATTCTCCTTGGAACCTTCTTAGCTTAGATGTAATATATCCCAAGGCTTCACTTTACTTTCTGAAGGGAGCAACCTCTTTATTGTTGAGCTATGCAATAATTTAAGAGAAATCAAAAGCAGGAGAGTCTAGTATGCAtccttttgttttgatttcttattttcttttcttttcctcattcgcttttcttctttttagttTCATGTATATGCTTTGCAGAAAACATTATGAGGACATGATATCAACTCTTGTCTAGTGAAATCTGacatattaagtgtgtgatcgTATTTTTACACTCTTGTCCTGAATCACTAGATATGTTCAAGGTAGTTCCTAGAAAGCTTTTCCTTCGTATAAAATGTTATTGCCTTTTCCTTGACCTTATCTGAATGGAAAACCCTGATTCTTTTGCCGCCTCAAAAAGTTCCTTTAGCATTTTATCACCATGTTGCCTGAACCAAAAGAGTTGACATGAAATTTCATTCACgagggaggaaaaaaatgaatccATGAAATTATATTGCCCAGGAGCCTTCTGAATTTTCTCCATAGTTGGTTTCTTCGTTCCTGACTAGGAAATGTTTCTTTTCCCTGCTAATGATTTTGACAGTACAACATCTGGATTCTTTAGAAAAATACCTTGTGAAACTAGTATGTTCAGCTTAAATCCCTATATCAGctaaataaaagtttgaaatatcAATCTGTAAAGCCTCCAGACTCTTTAGAAGATTCCTTATGGATAATTTAAATAACTATGTCTGCTAAACTAAAAGTTTGATGTTCCAATTCATAAACTTGACAAACAGTAAAAACAAGCCCAAATAGGTTTAATGTGTTCTGAAATATAAGGACTAAGTTTGAAAGTATTGAACCGATTTGACTGCAAGTAGGATTGTATGGTTTTCCTTCCTAAGGCCTAGAATATGTGTTTACAGTTGACAATTCCTGTTGGTTTAAGAGAACTAATGCTTGGCTTAGCTGATCCAGAATAATAGACGCCACTGTTAGCCATCTTGAATACAATGCAAGAGTTGGACTGAAAATGACTGGAGAGGAGTTCTATTTCTCAAGTCCCATGTGGAGAAACTAAGCCTTTCACGTAAAGTAGAACAATGTATTTTCATCCATTGCTGGCCAGAAAATCCTGTTGCACCAGTAGATTTAAGAAGTATCCTGTTGTACCATGGATTAATTTCTAATTCTTCCCCTCCCACGTGCAAAAATAAGGAAAGTCTTTGATCGAGCAAATTTTGTGTCAGCATCTCAGTTAAAAGAAATTTGTCTCATGAGAGCTTATGTTGACGAATAATGATCCCTGTATGTAGTCCTGTTTACTCATATTGTCTGAGGAAGTGGACCGTAACTTACACGGATGGTGATTGTGTACTAACATTGGGATGCATGATAAATTAGTTCCAGCACAAAACAGGTTCACGAGATCCTTACAGAAGATATTGTGGTCCACAACCGTTACCGATTTAGGTTCTGCATATCAAATAGTTAGTGTAAAAGCTATATGCTGGCTAATGTAAATTCAGCTTTTCTAGAAATTAAGCTTTGAATGTTTTAGTTACTCTAGTCGTTCAAGGTCCCTATTACATGTCATCAAAAGCAAATTCAATGGTCTTGTGCATGTGATATCCTAgcaagaatttttcttttttccaagtGAAAATAGTTTGAGAAATTTGGTTTTCTGCTCTCAGGTTGCTCGAAGGAAGTCAAGATGGAGGCTTGAACTGGCATATTTTGGATGAAAAAACTTCTCAAATGTTTGAAGAACGGTTTCAGCGAAAAGTATTTGAGGTCAAATCACCCGGAATTTTAGCAAATGCCTTTAGGTAAACTTGATGGAGTTTCTTCAGTTGTTTCTAATTTGATATCATGTAATCTTAGCACACAACATTATAATTGATCATGATCTTTAAAATGGCAGGTTAAGGTTCTTAGCAGTACGAGATCCAAAAGCAACTTCAAGGTTCCAAATAGGTAGTATTGACTTCTATTCAAAAGCAGAGTCTGCCTGTCAAAAATAAAATGGTCATACATTGGTCTAGTGATCCTGCTATTGCTTCATCCCCCGCTTCATTATAAGTTAAGAGGAAAAACCTAAAACCAAAGCTGTGTACTTCTCCTGCctctatatattttttcatATAAACCCCTTTATGCATTTATACGGCTTAATTTCCATGAGGGGTAACTTCTGATGGTGCTTGCCGATAGAGatgcaagaaaataagaaagaagaGAATAGAGGAAAATGTATAGTTTGATATCGAGTTATAAGGACTTACCATTCTGTTATTCCTGTAGCAATTGTAGAATAAAATACCTTTTGTTTGTGAAGTGCTTTAACGGATGTTAATATATGGTGTAATATTTGTACTTCAGTGTCAGTTAATTTCCTTCGTGTATGGTTGACTTGACAAGGAATCCAACGCGTGTTTTCTCAGGCTAGGCCTGTACCTGATTGGGGAAATTAATCCCATACACATATACTTCTCTGTTTTGTAGTTTCCGGTGAAAGCTCTGCATTTTCTAGATAGTTGAATGTTTTCAGTTTTCTCGACTTTTCCCATTCTTACATAATTACATTTTCGGGAACAGAATTGCACACTGAGAGCAGTAAATTTGTGCGCGCAAATGGTACTATCAAGATTATGTACGTAGGTTAGCTGCTTGACTTTCATTCCAACATACAAATTGTAGAATTCTGCGGCGACAGCTTCACCTCTGCTCTTCTGGGCTTCCTCCACATTACTTTACTCTTCATCCCTCCATCTGCTTTCCTGACACTTCTGGTGTCTCCTCCTCTGCTGTTCTCCAGCTCACTCTCCATTAGACCAGAAGTGAGTATCTGTTCTTGATGGGCTGAAGTGAATATCAAATGAATGTAATTTGCCTAAGCTCAATCAACAGAAGTTAGAAGTCCCAATATCATTGTCggatttttcatttattagagcATCAACATGGACGGTACCAATATCATTGTCGTTCAGGTTTTTATGCCAGGTAAAAATGAGTTCTCCAACAGTCAAAGGGCTGGTCAACTGAAGTCTGAAGATGCACTTGCCCGTCATTTTCGTTCTTTTCCATCTTAAATCTCCTTCATGAGCCACTGCTTCTTCGTCTTTTAGACTCACATATTTTGATCTGAGTAGATGGCTGATGGACAAAAACTTTTGAAACAGGATCATCAGCCGAAAACAGGATTATGTTTTTTTTTCGGTAAGAAGTTATCTGAGGAGGTAATTGATTAAACAAAGTATGAAAAAATTCCTCCAAATCCTTAAATGAAGCAACTCATTAAGTCGTAACTTTACTCTTTATGTGCTAAAATCCTTAAAAAACCGTacaatttcttgaaaaagattaAAGAGATCTGCAAACGATTGCTTTTGTGGTAAAATGCAATGAGCTCTCCTGATTTGATTATAATCGCAACACCTATGCACAAAATCCATAGAATCACAATGAGCTCCTGTGTAGTATTTCTAATTTCCTCGATTACATGTTTCGgcattgcctttttttttttcttcttcaaccTCGCTCATGATTGTAGATTGACTATAATTCAACtccttttttatttatattcCACTAAAATTAATTAATACACCTAGGTTTGATAGATTTCTTGATAGACTTGGTAAAAGTTTGATTCACTTGTGTGAATGTTTGGTGCGTAGGAGcacaactttcatgttcatAAATTGGTGGCTTGTGGGATATCTCATTTGCAAGTCAATCGGACGAGGAGGTATATTTTGAGTCAAACTCAATTACTCTGGTTAATAAGGCATGGCAGACTGTTAATGAATGCAGAGAAGCAAAGGAGACATTTGCACCTGGATGGAAAGTGCACACTGCTGGATTAGAAGAGAATCAGAAATACAGGCGTTGAGAGGTTGTGAATGGATAAGCAGAATTTGGAAGCAGCTGGTACATCCAGCAAAATGGAGAGAATTTAAATCTAGAAGCTTGATACAGTGGATAGACTGGAATGTCAACGCAAGAGTGATGAGGGATCAAGAAGAGGTGTACTGGCCAATGCAATTCCAACGAGTTGTATACTGGGCATGGACAGCAAGAAACGATATGGTCCACAGACAGGAAAATGAAAGTGCAACCACACTTCCTGAGGCTACAGGCACTTGAAGCACAGGAGCTAAATCAGAAGCAGGGAATTCAAGGGTCGAAGGAAATGAAGCATATTAAATGTGAAAAGCCACTCAAGGATGAGTGAAGCTGAATGTGGATGGTGCATCAGTACAGAACCCCGGAGCTGCCAGTGCGGGAGGTTTATTCAGAAATGGACAGTGAAGATGGATGACAGGATTCAGTGCGAATATTGGAAAGGCAAGCAACTTTGCTGCAGAACTTTGGGCAATCCTATTGGGTATGCGGACTCTGCTGAGAGAAAGATGTGATAAAGTGATCATCCATCAAACCAGATTGACAAGTGGCATTATCACTGATACATGAGGCAAGGGGCGATGGCCAATATCGGAATCTGATTGAGAAGATTAGGAGCTTGCTGAAACAGGAGTTGGGAGTACAAGATAGTTCGTGTTTGGCATGAAGGGAACACGTGTGCAGATTACTTAGCAAATATGGGGAGGAGTCTAGCTCCAGGGATAAGTAATCTAAGGGAACCTCCGCGCAACCTAAGAAGACTACTAGGTCAGGATCTCTGCGGTATATCTTTACCTAGATTAGTTTCTGTGTAATGGGTCTATGACCCTCCCTTGCACTGGAACCAAAAAAAGAACTCAATTACTCAAACCTGTACATTGCGGGATCTTGTTAAATAGATTTCAGCAGGTCACTAGTCAAACATATTTACCAGTTGAAAATATGTGCTTGAGAAGAATGGCCGGAAATTTCTCCAAATTTAAAAACGGAGATTTTTGGTACTTTCTTTTTTAGGGGATCTATCTACGTACTTTAGTCATTTAGCAACAGGTCATTATAGAATACTGACTTCAACTACTAACTTTTGTAATGATAGTTTATATAACGAGCAAAGATTTTGGAGATTGGCTAGACCAGTACAAAGTAACTAAGAAAGCTGTACAAATCACATACAGCTTCATCAGTTGCTTCATCTCGTGGGGTTTGGTCCAAATTCTGTTTGTTCAAATGATATAACAATTGAAAGTTTTCTCCTACAGGCGAGTCATGCATGCATGAGATGTCCTATTGCATGctataataaaattatcatGATTTACATAGTAGCCTTAGAGATTGATATTCATAGAGGTAGGAATACAAAATGAAAGATCATTAATCATTAATACAATCAAATTGATCttcttcaaaataatttttttgtcgaaaaagaaaaatggtttCTATGGTTGAAGCCAGCAATTTACAGGCCTATCCTTCGGTTTCACAGGTGGCAGTCAAGACTGCCCAATGCAGGAATGGTTTTTCTCGTCCTTAATCCATTGGACCAAATTGCTGAAATTCTTGCCTGAGCTCccatcatttttattattatcaataaCCTTGGCTTCTAAATCTAAGGCCCTCTTTTTTGTATTCTCCACCAGTTAGAAGCTGCTCAATCTTATCCTTAATTTCTTCTTGTGGAATGATTCGATTTGCATCTCTCGTTCAAATCCTAAACCAATCATCCAAACGTCACATATGTAGCTCTCATTAAGGAACTGATCTGCAAAGTAGGGCCAACAGAGGAAAGGGACACCATTGCTTAAACCTTCGACAGTAGAATTCCAACCACAACGGCTGAGGAAGCAAGCCAACGAAGGATGGCTCAAGACCTGTTGTTGAGGAGCCCAGCCTGTCAGCCTCCCACGGCCTTGCATTCGATCTTTGAAGCCTTCTGGATATGCATTGTCTGTCTCGGTAGTTAAATCTTGTCTCACAGCCCACAGGAATGGCCTATTGGTGAGTTCAAGCCCAAGCGCCAGCTCCCTGAATTGTGTCGGATCAAAAACTGTGAAGCTCCCTAATGCAACAACATAAATGACAGATTGCGGAGGCTGCTTATTAAGCCATGCCAGCAATCTGAATCTTCAGGCCAGAAGTAGCCAACCGATTTTCCAAGTCGATTACTTGCCAAAAGAGGGCCTACACGTAGTAGTTGAGGAAATAAAGTGAAGGCTGCCGGCTCTAATTCACAACTTGTATTGCAGAACAGCCAATCTGC containing:
- the LOC113727437 gene encoding peptide-N(4)-(N-acetyl-beta-glucosaminyl)asparagine amidase-like, translating into MVVRKFAVKHDDSTFDVDYDTDNGFEVFKFQLFSLTSVPPDQQKILGGEDDRVVSDDSDLSSVPSDKLRLVSVDDHEEKGRSDTEFAISDEEFAQMLQAEEDALMMQQLVVSENKDQFEQQIRPYVDQVRMYEDPLRQEAARKTVPVDKLEEKALVALAREGNFEPTKGEQDHAFLLQLLFWFKQSFRWVNAPPCDKCGNETVGQGGDVADPSETRYGASRVELYRCNLCKGITRFPRYNDPLKLLETRKGRCGEWANCFTLYCRAFNYESRLILDFTDHVWTECFSPSLGRWMHLDPCEGIYDNPLLYEKGWKKNLNYVIAIARDGVYDVTKRYTRKWHEVLARRNLATESAVATILSNINKECRQKFSSQFRVALEERDRIEAEALERDLYSKENASVSLPGRQSGDKEWRISRSEFGSESLTSSSCPVRKCVDDHVTKIYNAFSPIISQLIGQSSSKSQATEVLRLLKKILVDLKNMPFKTRRMYIDHVPSHALFIRMIPSFTQLLDALSLKIESNVNGRIGISLASDPVKTSIALPVVFHALDDLIYNVHHCKQFDKNSLSWPLLKLNRICCGLVQASGEELPFGISTSAFDGSRMSKWEEPNGATGCWIIYKVSDNQVYELVSYELMSANDAPERDPLDWLLEGSQDGGLNWHILDEKTSQMFEERFQRKVFEVKSPGILANAFRLRFLAVRDPKATSRFQIGSIDFYSKAESACQK